CCCAGGGTGACGATCACCGGCCGTGGCCGCAATCACCGAAACGCCGCCCATCGCACCCGGAACATGCCGTTGAGTGGAGCAATCCGCGCCGTCCGAGGGCCCTGCGCACCAGGCTGGCCGGGTGACGCACGGACGGACCGGCCGGATGCCGGACAACGGCAGCACGGCCCTGCAACCGAGGTTGCCGGAGCCTCCCGCGTGGCTGCGCTGGCTGCCGGTGCTGTATGTCGCGGCCGTCCTGCTGCTGGAGCCGGTCACACCGGTGGACTGGCCGGTGAGCTTCGTGCTGGTCGCCGTGCCCCTGGTGGCCGCGTTCGCGCACGGGCCGGTCGTGGTCTCCGCCGCCACGGTGTTCGCCCTCGTCATGGAAGGCGTGCTGGCCGGCACGCCGTGCTGCGCGGGCCGGCCCGTGGGCTATCTGCTGGACCGGCACTACGTCGCCTCCTACGTCTGTACGGCCCTGGTGGGCGCCCTCGGCACGATCCTGGCCGCCCACCGCATCCGGCGGGAGCGGACGCTCGCCGACGTGCGGTACGTGGCCGAGACCGCGCAACGGGTCCTGCTGCGCCCGCTGCCGCACCGGATCGGCAGGCTCCGCCTGGAGAGCCTCTACCTCTCCGCCGCCGCCCACGCTCGTATCGGCGGCGACCTCTACGAGGCCGTCCCCACCCCTCACGGGGTCCGTCTGCTCATCGGCGACGTACGCGGCAAGGGACTGCTCGCGGTCGAGACCGCCGCCGCGCTGCTCGGAGCGTTCCGTGAGGTGGCCTACGACGAACCCGGACTGCTCGAGGTGGTCGCCCGGGCGGACGCGAGCATGCACCGCAGGGCCGCCTGGCTCGGCGGGGCCGAGACGGCCGAGCGGTTCGTCACCGCCGTGTTCGCCGAGATCCCCGCGGAGGGCGACGTCGTCCGCATCGTCAACTGCGGTCATCCGCCGCCGATCCGGTTGCGGGACGGCGAGGTACGGGAACTGGACAGCGGGCGGCCGGCGCCGCCGCTGAATCTCGGCATGCTGGTCGAGGAGCCGTACCACGTCGACACGTATCCGTTCCGGCCCGGCGATCAGCTGCTGCTGTACACGGACGGCGTCACGGAGACACGGGACGCGTCCGGCGCCTTCTACCCGCTGCTCGACCGCCTCCGCTCCTGGGGTCCCCTTCCGCCGGAGGAGCTGCTCGACCGGATCCACGACGACCTGCTGGCCCACAGTCACGGCGGTCTCGGGGACGACACCGCGGCGCTCGCGGTCTGTCTGCTGCCCGAGGAGCCGCCGGACGCGTGACCAGGGCCCGGGTCAGAAGGCGGTGTGGGCGAACCAGTTGTCGAGGACCGCGGTCCGTCCCGCGACCTCGAAGGCGGGGTCCTCACAGGAGCGCCGTCCGTACAGCAGGAGCAGCAGGTCCGCGGCGGGGCCGCGCACCGACGCCGTGACCGGCGCGGGCTCCTCCGTCTCCTGGTCCACCGGGCGGAAGCCGTCCGGGTCCAGCCGCATCCGCCACTCCTCACCGGGGCGGCCGTCGGCATCCGTGCACCGGAACGCGAGGATCTCGCCGTCGCCGCGCAGCTTCGTCACGCCGGGCGCGAACAGACCGGCGTAGGGCAGGTTGACCAGGAACTCGTCCACGCCGTCCGCCGCGAGCACGGGGTCGACGGCGGAGGCCAGGCCGACGGCGTGTTCCGCGTCGACCCGGTGCACCAGCGTCTCGAACAGCATCCGGCGGGCCCAGAAGCGCGCGTGCCGGTCCGCGCCCCACGCCCACATCGGCGCCTCGGGGTCCACGTCCCGCAGGACGGCCTGCACGGCGGGCACCCCCGCCGCCACCCAGGCGGGCTGCTCCCGCGCATCGTCCGGAAGGCCCAGCTCCACGTCGCGGCTGCGGGGCGGCTCCTGCACCAGACCGGTCAGCAGGGTGCTGAACCAGCGCTGCAGCGCTCCCACGTGCCGGGTGAGGTCGGCCAGGGTCCAGCCGGGGCAGGAGGGCACGGCGGTGGCGGGGTCGGCGCCCTCGGTCACCTCGGCGAAGCGGAGGGTCTCGCGGGCCACGGCCTCGCGGTAGGTGTCGTACGGCAGTGGATGCCCCGCCCGGTCCGTCGCTGTCATGGCTGCCGCCGTCCTGTTCTGTGCTCGGCACGGATCTTGTCGGGGGACAGTCTGGGTGCTGGAGTGCGCTCGAAGGCAAGTCCGGGCTCAGCGGACCGGCTGCTCGGCCCAGATGATCTTCCCGTCCTCGGTGTACCGGACGCCCCACCGGTGGGCGAGCTGGGACACCAGGAACAGTCCGCGGCCGCCCTCGTCCGTGCTCCTGGCGTGTCTCAGGCGCGGGGCCGTGCTGCTGCCGTCGATGACCTCGCAGGTCAGCCGGGTGTCGCGGAGCAGCCGCAGCCGTATGGGCAGGGCGGCGTAGCGGATGGCGTTGGTGACGAGTTCGCTGACGACGAGTTCCGTGGTCATGGCCAGTTCCTCGCCGAGGCCCCAGTCCTCGACCTGGCGGGTGGCGAGGGCGCGCAGGGTGGCGACGGCGGCCGGGTCCGGGGGCACGTCCCAGGAGGCGACCCGGTCGGCTCCGAGGGTGCGGGTGCGGGCCAGGAGCAGGGCGATGTCGTCGTGCTGCGGCCCGGGCACGAGCCGCCGCACCGCGGAGCCGCACAGGGTGTCCAGGTCCTCGCCGGTGCGGACGAGGACCTCCCCGAGCCGGCGCATGCCGCGCTCCACGTCGTGGTCGCGGCCCTCGATGAGTCCGTTGGTGTACAGGCCGAAGAGGCTGTTCTCGGCCAGTTCGATCTCGGTGGCCTCGAAGGCCATGCCGCCCAGCCCGAGCGGGGGTCCGGCGGGGATCTCGGGGAAACCGGCGTGCCCGTCGGGGGTGACGACCACGGGGGGCGGGTGTCCGGCCCGGGCCATCGCGCACCGCCTGGTCACCGGGTCGTAGACGGCGTAGAGGCAGGTCGCGCCGATGAAGGTGCTGCGGGCGCCGGTGCCGGCGGCCGCCTCCTCGTCGCTCAGCCGGAACACCAGGTCGTCGAGGTGGGCGAGCAGTTCGTCGGGGGGCATCTCCATGGCGGCGAGGGTCTGCACCGCGGTGCGCAGCCGGCCCATGCTCGCCGCCGCGCTGATGCCGTGGCCCACGACGTCGCCGATGACCAGGCCGACCCGGGCGCCGGACAGCGGGACCAGGTCGAACCAGTCGCCGCCGACGCCTCCGGTGGGGTCGGCGGGCAGATAGGAGGAGGCCACGTCGAGGGCGGTGCCGCCGGTCAGGGCGGGGGGCAGCAGGCTGCGCTGCAGGGTGACGGCCGCCGTGTGCTCCCGGGTGTAGCGGCGGGCGTTGTCGACGCACACCGCCGCGCGGGCCACCAGTTCCCGGGCCAGCAGGACGTCGTCGGAGCCGAAGGAGACGGGGTTGAGCGAGCGGGCGAACGTGGCGAGGCCGAGGACGGTGTCCCGGGCGCGCATCGGTACGGCGATGAGCGAGTGCAGGCCGTGGGCGCGGATACGTTCCGCGCGCTCGCTCTCCCGGGTGGCCCACAGCTTGTCGGAGGGGTCGAGGACCGGGATGAGCAGCGGATCGCCGTCGATGACCAGCCGTGCGTCCCGGGGCACCGGAAGGAAGTCGACCCGCTCGCCGACCTGGACGACGGCCTCGGGGCTGCCCTGCCGCACCGAGCGCACGGCCGCCCGGCGCATCACGGGCCAGGCGGGCGCCGGTCCCGCGTCGGTCAGCCAGGTCCCGTGGCCCTCGGTGCTGAGCACGGATTCCAGCAGGTCGACGACGACGAAGTCGGCGAAGCGGGGAACGGCGAAGTCGGCGAGTTCCTGGGCGGTCCGCATCACGTCGAGCGTTCTGCCGATGCTGGTGCCGGCCTCGTTGACCATGGTGAGCAGCTGCCGGGCGTTCCAGCGTTCGGTGACGTCCTGGACCATGTAGCAGACGCCCGTGATGGCGTCGCCGGCGCCGGTCAGGGGGAAGAACGAGGTCGAGTAGGCGTGCCGGCGGTGGGGGTCCGCCCAGCTCCAGCCGACGTACTCGTAGTCGGTCACCGGGACGCCCGTGGCGAGCACCTTGCGCATCAGGCTCTCCAGGGCCTCCGCCTGCAGCCCGGGCAGCAGCTCGCTGAGCCGCCGCCCGTACCGCTCGGCCCTGGGGACCCCGCCGAGACGTTCGAGGGTGTCGTTCACCCAGACACAGCGCAGCTCGGTGTCCACGACCGCCATGCCGACCGGAGCCCGGGTCAGGAAGCCGTTCAGGACGGACTGGTCCATCGTCCACCGCTGCGCCTGTCCACGGGCGAAGACCAGGAAGCACTCGGTGTCGCCGATGCGGAACGGCGCCGAGACCCGCAGCTGGACGTCGGCGCCGTGGCCGTCCCGGTGCCGTACGGCGATCTGCCCGCTCCAGCCGTTCCCGGCACGGCACCGCTCCACGATGCCGGCGAGCCGCACCGGGTCCTCGGCCGTGACGAGCAGACGCGCAGCGGAGACGCCGACGACGTCCTGTGCCGCGTGGCCCAGCAACGCCTCGGCGCCACGGGTCCAGCCGACCACGATGCCGCGTTCCGATATCACCGCGGCCGCGTCGCCGGACGCGTCGAAGGCGTCGTCCGGCCCCCGGGGCGTGGCCGCGCCGGAGTTCTCACGCGCACTGTCCATCAGATCCACCCATACACCACTATGGGCCTGTTTGTTCGTCGATGTGCAAGGATGCGAGGGCGGGGACCGGTGAGCCCGGGCTCCTCGCCCTCCGGTTGGGCCGGGCGGGTGCCAGGGGGACCATGGAAACACCGGTCGTCGGCGCCCGCGCGCCGTCCGCCCGCTGGAGGTGAGCACCGGCATGGCTGTGGACTCCTTTGAAGCCGGCAACGAGGAGCGGGGGGAGGGGCTGCCCCCGCCGACCGGGCTGCTGGACGTGCTGAGCGTGGCCGCGGTCGCCCTGGACACCCGCGGGCGCATCGTCTTCTGGACCCCGCAGGCCGAGGAGCTCTTCGGCTACTCCTCGCAGGAGGCCCTCGGCAGGCCCGCGGCGCCGCTGCTCGTGCACCCGGAGCATCTGCAGGCCGTGATGAGCCTGTTCGCCGAGGTCCTGGAGACCGGCCGGGGCTGGGCCGGAGCGTTCCCCGTGCGGCACAAGGACGGCAGCTGCCGGCTGACGGAGTTCCGGACCATGCGGCTGCTGGACGACCAGGGGGACGTCTACGCGCTGGGGATCGCGGCCGACCACACCCTGCTGCAGCGGGTCGAGACCGACCTCGCCCTGTGCGAGCGGCTGATCAACCAGTCCCCCATCGGTCTGGCCCTGCTCGATCCCGATCTGCGGTATCTCCTGGTCAATCCGGCGCTGGAGCGGATCGACGGACTGCGCGCCGAGGACCACATCGGCCGCCGGCTCAGGGAGACCCTGCCCTTCCCGGACGTCGACACCGTCGAGGCGGCCCTGCGCCAGGTGATCACCACGGGCACGCCGCTGCTGGACCAGTTCCACGTGGGCCGTCCTCCGGTCGATCCCGGCCGTGAGCGCGCCTGGTCGCTGTCCTTCTACCGGCTGGAGGATCCCGGCGGCCGCGTCCTGGGCGCGGCCGTCTCGGTCGTCGACGTCACCGAGCGGCACCGGGCGGCCGCCGAGGCCGACCGGGCGCGGCGGCGCCTGGCGCTCATCGCGGACGCCTCCGCGCGGGTGGGCACCGCGCTGGACGTGGAGCAGACCGCCCGTGAACTGGCGGAGATCGCGGCGCCCGCGCTGGCCGACGTGGTCGCCGTGGACGTCCTCGACTCGGCCCTGTCCTGCCGCCCTGTGCGCCGGCTGGACAACGGCCCCGAGATCTTCCGCGCCCTCGCCCTGAAGGCGGCCCACCCCACGGTGGCCGTGCGCGCCGCCGACTCCCCCGGCGACGTCGCCCGCTACGAGGGCGACCGGCTGGTGACGCTGTGCGTCCACACCGGGCGGCCGGTTCTGCTCCAGCATGTCGGGCCGCACGATCTGCCGCGCATCGCCCGGGACGCCGAGGCCGGCGCCCTGCTCGCCGAGGCCGGTGTCCACTCGTACCTCGCCGTGCCGCTGAGCGCCCACGGCGAGGTACTGGGCGCGCTCGACCTGAAACGGACCCGCAATCCGGAGCCGTTCGACGAGGACGACGTGGTCCTCGCCACCGAACTCGCCGGCCGGGCCGCGGTGGCCATCGACAACGCCCGCTGGTTCCAGAGCGTGCGCAACACCGCCCTGACCCTGCAGCGCAGTCTGCTGCCCGACCACTCCCCGCACCACACGGGCCTGGAGCTCGCCTCCCGCTACCAGCCGGCGCAGGCCACGAGCGAGGTCGGCGGCGACTGGTACGACGTCATTCCGCTGGACCAGGAGAAGACGGCCCTGGTGGTGGGCGACGTCATGGGCAACGGCATCGACGCGGCCGCCACCATGGGCCGGCTGCGCACCGCGACCTGCGCCTACGCCGACCTCGACCTCGCCCCCGGCGCGGTGCTCCAGCACCTGGACCGGATCACGTGCGATCTGGAGCACTACATCGTCACCTGCCTGTACGCGGTGTACGACCCCGCCACCGGGCAGGCCTGCGTCGCCAACGCCGGACACATGCCGCCGGCCCTCGCACGGCCCGGTGAGGCGCCGGCGCTCCTGGAGCTGCCGGCCGCGGCGCCGCTCGGCGTCGGCGGCGTCCGGTTCGAGACCACGACGGTCGGACTGCGCCCCGGTGACGTGCTGGTCCTCTACACCGACGGCCTCGTGGAGACCCGTCAGCACGCCATCGACGACCGGCTGAACACGCTGCTGGATCTGCTCGACGAGCCGCAGCGGCCGCTGGAGGAGACCTGCGACATGCTGCTCCACGGCCTGCGCCATCCCGACGACCACGACGACGTGGCGCTGCTCGTCGCGCGGGCTCTGTAGGCCGCGCCCGGTTGGCCGGTCCGCCCCTTCCCTGAACCGTGTCACATGGTGTTCACTCCGCCCCACCGGGCCGACACCGTCGCCCTGGCCACCCCCGACCCCCTACAGCCGAGGGCTCCCCCGATGCCGACAGCCCCTGCCTTCCTGCGCCCGGCCGTCGCGGTCGCGGCCTTCCTGCTCGCCGCCGGTACGACCACCGCGACCGCCGCGGTTCCGCGGCAGCCGGCTCCCTTGGCCGCTGCGCGCGCCGAGACCGCGAGCACGGCCTCCTGGTCGCCTCCCCTGTCGACCCGGGGCCGCTACATCGTCGACAGCCAGGGCAGGCGTTTCCGGCTGAAGGGCGCCAACTGGGACGGCGCACAGGGCTCTTGGACGGGCAGCGGCAGCGCCGACGACCCGGCCGAGCACCACGCCGGCCAGGACTCGCACGGCATACCGCTCGGCCTGGACCGCGTCCCGCTGGGCCGGTTGATGGACGACTTCCACCAGTTGGGGATCAACACCGTCCGGCTGCCGTTCTCCAACGAGATGGTCCACTCGACGACGCCGGTCCCGGACGGCGCCGTCGCCGCCAATCCCCAACTCAGGGGCAGGACACCTCTGGAGGTCTACGACGCCGTCGTGGAGGCGCTCAGCGACAGCGGGTTCGCCGTGATCCTCAACAACCACACCAACACCTCCCGCTGGTGCTGCGGCATCGACGGCAACGAGCGCTGGAACAGCTCGCAGTCGGCCCGGCAGTGGGCCGACGACTGGGTGTTCATGGCCCGCCGCTACGCGGACGTGCCCGGAGTCGTCGGAGCCGACCTCTACAACGAGGTCAGGCGCGACGTGTGGAACGACCCCGGCTGGGGCACGGGGGACGACCACGACTGGTACGCGGCGGCCCGGCTCGCCGCCGACCGCATCCTCACCGAGGCCGACCCGCGGCTGCTCATCGTCATCGAAGGCATCAACTGGACCGGCGTCCCCGTGGACGGACTCCCCCACGGCCGGCCCGTGCTCACCCCCGCCCGCACCCTGTCCCACGCCCTCGTCGACGCCCGCAAGCTGGTCTACTCGGCGCACTTCTACGGCTACACGGGCCCTCACCACAGCGGCGCGACCGGCATCGGGGAGACCCACGACCCCCGCTACCAGGACCTCGGCCGCGACGACCTGTACGCGGCGCTCCAGGACGAGGCCTTCTTCGTCGAGGAGACGGGCCGGCACTACACCGCGCCGGTCTGGGTGAGCGAGTTCGGCGTGGGCGCCGGCGAGACGGGCCCGGCCGCCCGCGCCTGGTTCGGGAACATCACCGACTACTTCGCCGACCGCGACGTCGACTTCGCCTTCTGGCCGCTGGTCGGATTCGCGGGCCACGACGACTGGGCGCTGCTCCAGTACGACGCGTCGGGGCGGCGATCCGGCATCCTCGACGGCGGCGACTGGCGCGGGCCGGCGTGGCAGCACCTGACGACGGCGCCGAGCGCGACCGGGCCGGTGGCGGCCGTCCCCCTGTGGCGGATGCTGTCCGTCGACCACGGGGACGCCGTGGAGTCGGTGCGCGTGCGGGCCGCGGGCGACTGGGATCCCGGCGCGTACAAGGCCGCCTGCCCGGACGGGCTGCGGCTCGCCGGTCTCGGTCACACCAGCGGCCGCGGACTGTGCACCGACAGCACCGCCGCCGGTCCGGACGATCTGCGGGCGGCCTCCGGCGGCCAGACGGTCGTCACCGACGAGCGTTATGTCCCGGCAGGCGGCGACTGGGCGTCCGGGTACACCAAACTGCAGTGCCCCGAGGGCGGTTTCCTCATGGGGTACAGCCTGCGCGGGGAGCGGGTGTCGGCGGCCCTGTGCGTGCCCGCCCGCAACCCGCTGGCGGGAGCGGGCCGTACGGTGTGGTTCGACCGGTCCGACAGGCGTCCCGCCGGCGCGGCGGGCGGCGACTTCGCGTACGGCGACTACAAGGGGCAGTGCGCCGACGACGAGTACGCCGCCGGGATCGCCTTCACCACGCGGGTGGGCAGCCGGCCGGGTCCCGCCGCCCTACTGTGCCGCCGGCTCCCCTGAGGGGGTCGCGGGCGGGCGGCCGGCGGCCCCGCTGACCAGCAGCAGGAGGGCGTCGGCCAGGTCCTCGGCGGGGCTGCCCGTGGCCAGCCGCCGCAGCTGCAGGCCCATCACGAGGGCGACCGTGGTGGCGGCCAGGCGCTCGGCGTCCGGGACGCCGAGCGCGCCGAGGATGCGGGCGGCGAGCAGGTCGTAGGCCCGGAACGCCTCGGCCGCCGCCTCCCGCAGCCGCGCGTCGCGCCCGGCGTGGAGGTACAGCTCGAAGGGCGCCAGGTGTGCGCTGTCCAGCGCCGTGCCGCAGGCCACCTGGCCGGCCAGGGACGCCGCGTCCTCGACGGCCAGACCCTCCGTCTGGCACTGCTCGGCCAGTTCGGTGAAGTGCCGTGCCTCCTCGCGGACGAAGTGCAGCAGGCTCTCCCGCAGCAGGTCGTGCTGGGTCTCGAAGTGGTAGGTGACCGAGCCGAGGGACACGCCCGCCTCCTTGGCGATGCGCCGGTTCGTGACCGCGGCGACGCCGTCCTCGCCGATGATCCGCAGGACGGCGGTGATGATGCGCTGGCGCGTCGGGGCGGCGTGGGCGGCGTGCGGCATGCGTGCATTCTTCCATCACCCGGGGCTGCGGCCGGTGGACAGGGCAGCTCGCCCCTCTCTATCGTTCGTTCGAACGAACAGTTACTGGAGGTAGTCGTGCGCATTGCCGGATCGACCGTTCTGCTCACCGGCGTCACCGGCGGCATCGGTGGCGCCCTCGCCGCCGAGCTGTCCGCTCGTGGCGCCCGTCTCGTGCTCACCGGCCGGCGGGCCGACGCGCTCGGCCCCCTCGCCGAGCGCTACGGCGCCCGTGCGATCCCCGCCGATCTGGCCGACCCCGACGACGTGCGGCGGCTGGCCGAGGAGGCGGCCGGCACGGACATCCTGATCGCCAACGCGGCCCTGCCCTCCAGCGGCGACGTGCTCGACTACACGCCGGAGCAGATGGACCGGGCGCTGGCGGTGAACCTGCGGGCCCCGGCCGTGCTCGCCCGGCTGCTCGCTCCCGGCATGGTGGCCGCCGGGCGCGGGCACGTCTGCTTCGTCGGATCGCTGTCCGGTATCGCCGCCACCAGGTCGTCGGCCCTGTACAACGCGACGAAGTTCGGGCTGCGCGGCTTCTCCCTGGCCTTCCGCCAGGATCTGCACGGCACGGGCGTCGGCGTCTCGATCGTCCAGCCCGGTTTCGTGCGCGACCTGGGCATGTTCGCGAAGACCGGCTCGTCGACCCCCGGCGGGGTCCGCACCGTCTCACCGCAGCAGGTGTGCAAGGGCGTGACCCGGGCGATCGAGCGCGATCTCGCCGAGGTCAACGTGGCCCCGCCGGAGCTGCGGTTCCTCACGAAGGTCGCGTCGCAGTTCCCGGGGTTCGCCGAGCGCGTGCAGCGACTGGCGCGGGTCGAGCCCGCCATGGACACGATCGTGGCCGCGCAGCGCGAGAGCCGCTGAGGCGCCGCCGCCGGACGGTGCCCCGCCCGCTCCCGCCGCCCCCGCGCCGTCGGACCCTGCTCAGCGCTGGCTCGCGGGGCTCGCGGGCAGCGGGGGCCGGCTGCCCCGGCACGCGTAGACGATCTCCACGGCTCCGCCGGGCAGGGCGCGCTCGCCGGCGAAGGCGAGCCCGAGGGACGGGTCGATCGCGGGCGTCAGCCGCATGCCGCCGCCGAACAGCAGCGGCACGACGACCAGTTCCAGCGTGTCCAGGGCGCCGAGGGCGTGGAAGGCCTGGACGGTGCGCGGTCCTCCGACGAGGTGCACGTCGCCTCCCCGATTGGCGGCGCGGATCTTCTCCAGCAGCCGCTCCGGATCGCTGTCGGTGACGACGTGGTCGGGGGTACCGGCCGGGCGACGCGAGGCGAGCACGAACACGTCGAGGTCCGGCCAGGGCCAGCGGTCGTTCGTCAGCGCGGGCTCGAACGTGGTCCGGCCCATGACCGCCGCCTCGCAGCCGGCGAGGAACTCCCGGATCCCGTGACTCTCACCGGAGACGAAAGCGGGGTCGGCCGTATGGGCGGGCCACCCGGTCGGCGTGGTGACATAGCCGTCGACGCTCACGGCCAGGCGGGTTCGGATCTTCATGGTCGGCTCCCGTTCACGTTCGTCCTTGCGGCACCGGTCGTGCCTCCGTCCAAGCGTCGAACGGGACGCGCGCGCTTCGACACACCGCCGGGACAAACCTGCGCCTTCCGCGTGAAGAGCTCGTGCCCCGGCCCACGTGGGGGTCAGCCCTCTCCGGGCAGGGGGTTGTCCTTCACGAACCGGCGGATCTCCTCCGTGAGCGCCGCCGGGTTGTCCAGCTGGACCAGGGTGCGGGCGCCGGGGATCTCCACGTAGCGGGCGTTCGGCAGCAGTCCGGCCAGGCGGCGGCCCGTCTCGGGCGGCATCATGCGGTCCTCGGCGCCCCAGGCGACCAGGGCGGGCCGGGTGAACCCCGGCAGCTTGCGGGCCGCTTCCAGGTAGCAGTCCTTCCGGGTCGCGCGCAGGAACTTCACGAAGTCACGGCGGACGAGACGGTCCGTCAGGAGCGGGTCGTACCAGCGGGCGATGAGGTCCTTCGGGAGCCGCTTCTTCGCCATGCCGCCGAGCGAGGTCCGCATACGGGCGAGGAAGGGGAAGCGGAAGGACTGCAGGAGGAGGAAGATGCCGCCGGGGACCTTGCAGGCCGCGTACAGGATCCGGCCCTGGATGCCGGGCGGGTAGTTGTCCAGGGCCTCGCAGGAGGTCAGGACGAGCCGGGCGATGCGTTCGTCCCGTACGCCGACGAGGAGTTGGGCCGTTCCGGTGTCGTTCTGGACGAGGGTGACGTCGCGCAGGTCCAGGCGTTCCATGAACTCGGCCAGCAGGCGGGCGACGCCGTGCGGGGAGAGGTCCGCGTCGGGACGCATGGGGCGCCGGTGGCTGCCGAGGGGCAGGACGGGGACCAGGACGCGGAAGCCGGGACGCAGGGCGGTGAGGACGTCGGTCCACACCGACTCGTCGAAGCCGAGGCCGTGGACGAGCACCACGGCGGGGCCGTCGCCTCCGGTGTCCTGGTAGTCGATGGTTCCCGCGCTCAGCTCGATCTCCGGCATGCCCGCGCCTCCGCTCCGGTCGGCCGCCTCGCGTCTCTTGATAGATCGTTCTAGTGACAGAATAGGCGCCGACACGCTCGGGCGACAGCGGCTTACCGGAGGTGCCACCGTGAGCGACGGCAGGACTGTCAGCACCCACGAGACCCGGCGGCGGATCCTGCAGGCCGGGACCGAGTTGTTCCGGCGCTCGGGCTACACGGGCACCGGGATGAAGCAGATCGCCGAGGCCGCGGGTGCGCCGTTCGGCTCGATCTACCACTTCTTTCCCGGCGGCAAGGCCCAGCTGGGCGAGGAGGTGATCCGTACCTCCGGGGCCGGCTACCTGGACCTGATCACCACGCTGATGGCGCCGTACGAGGACCGGGTGGCGGCCACCGCCGACGCCTTCGCCGCCGCGGCCGGCACACTCGCCGAGCTGGACTTCGCCGACCCCTGTCCCATCGCGACGGTCGCCATGGAGGTGGCGAGCACCAACGAGACGCTGCGGCAGGCCACTTCGGAGGTGTTCGACAGCTGGATCGGCCGCCTCGCCGCCTATTACGCCGACGGCGGCATCCCCGGACCCGCCGCCCGGGAGACGGCGAGTTCGGTCATCGCCCTGCTGGAGGGCGCCTTCATGCTGGGCCGGGCCGCGCGCAGCGCCGAACCGGTGCGGGCGGCGGGTACGGCGGCCGCGGCGATCGTACGGGCGGCGCTGGCCGGGGCCTGAACCGCGGTGGCCGTCAGGCCCGCCGCCGCGCCCGGTACAGGTCGCGGAGCAGGGCGATCTCCGCTCCGTGGTGCAGCACTTCCTCGTTCACCCACCACACGATGCCGAGGAAGGGCTCCTCCGCGTCGCTGCCGTAGGGGTAGGTGCAGTACCCGACCGTGTCGAGCGCGGAGTCGTCGGCGCTCAGCAGTGCCCGCCGCCAGGCGGCGGCGCCGTGCTCGAAAGCGGCGCCGCGGCGGCGTCCCCGCTGACGGGGTGGTTCTCCCGGGTCGCCGAGCGGCTGCCGGCGGTGTGGCCGGCGCGCATGGCGACCATCTCGGTGAGGTGGCTCAGCCGCCAGGCGAGGGTCGTGACCGGCGGCGGCCAGGGGTGCGGATACGGCGCCGCGTCCCGCCCCCACGGGCCCGCGCCGGCCAGGAAGGCCGCCCGCGGTCCCGGCCCGTCGGCGCGGGGCCTGACCGTCCAGCACCCGGGCACCGGTTCCCAGAGGTACTCGTCGTCGGTGAGGGGCTCCACCTTGGTGTCCGCGCCGTCGCCGCTGTCCATGAAGGGCCCGGCCAGCCGGCGAAGGAGCCGTTCCGAGGCGAAGTCGAACTGGTCCAGCAGGGGGCGGAGCCGGGGCGGTGTCGTCGTCATCGAGGGCTCCTGGCTGGAGGTACCGGCCGCCGGTCCGGGGCGGACTGCTGCCGACGCGCAGCCTGCCACAGCCGCCCCGCGAGGCGCGTCCCGTTTTTCACCCTGCGGCCCGGCGCCGGAGGTTCCCTTCAGGGGTCAGCGGCGTGCCGCGTACCGGTCGGTGGCGGCGACCAGCGCCTGCGCCATCCCGGGCGCCCCGGTGGTGTGGCCGGTGTCGTCCACGATCACCAACTCCGTTGCCCCAGTAGTGCGTGACCGTGCGGGCGAAGCCCATGCGGAGGGCGTTGCCGGTCCACGCGCAGCCCAGCACGGACAGGGCGCAGCGGCGCCGCCGTCGCGGGCCAGGAACGCCAGCAGGCCGGAGACCAGCTCCAGGGGCACGACGAACACCAGGACGAACAGCATCACCGGCCGGTTCTGCGCCGCGGGCACCCACTGCA
This genomic interval from Streptomyces sp. NBC_00557 contains the following:
- a CDS encoding SpoIIE family protein phosphatase, which translates into the protein MAVDSFEAGNEERGEGLPPPTGLLDVLSVAAVALDTRGRIVFWTPQAEELFGYSSQEALGRPAAPLLVHPEHLQAVMSLFAEVLETGRGWAGAFPVRHKDGSCRLTEFRTMRLLDDQGDVYALGIAADHTLLQRVETDLALCERLINQSPIGLALLDPDLRYLLVNPALERIDGLRAEDHIGRRLRETLPFPDVDTVEAALRQVITTGTPLLDQFHVGRPPVDPGRERAWSLSFYRLEDPGGRVLGAAVSVVDVTERHRAAAEADRARRRLALIADASARVGTALDVEQTARELAEIAAPALADVVAVDVLDSALSCRPVRRLDNGPEIFRALALKAAHPTVAVRAADSPGDVARYEGDRLVTLCVHTGRPVLLQHVGPHDLPRIARDAEAGALLAEAGVHSYLAVPLSAHGEVLGALDLKRTRNPEPFDEDDVVLATELAGRAAVAIDNARWFQSVRNTALTLQRSLLPDHSPHHTGLELASRYQPAQATSEVGGDWYDVIPLDQEKTALVVGDVMGNGIDAAATMGRLRTATCAYADLDLAPGAVLQHLDRITCDLEHYIVTCLYAVYDPATGQACVANAGHMPPALARPGEAPALLELPAAAPLGVGGVRFETTTVGLRPGDVLVLYTDGLVETRQHAIDDRLNTLLDLLDEPQRPLEETCDMLLHGLRHPDDHDDVALLVARAL
- a CDS encoding glycoside hydrolase family 5 protein, coding for MPTAPAFLRPAVAVAAFLLAAGTTTATAAVPRQPAPLAAARAETASTASWSPPLSTRGRYIVDSQGRRFRLKGANWDGAQGSWTGSGSADDPAEHHAGQDSHGIPLGLDRVPLGRLMDDFHQLGINTVRLPFSNEMVHSTTPVPDGAVAANPQLRGRTPLEVYDAVVEALSDSGFAVILNNHTNTSRWCCGIDGNERWNSSQSARQWADDWVFMARRYADVPGVVGADLYNEVRRDVWNDPGWGTGDDHDWYAAARLAADRILTEADPRLLIVIEGINWTGVPVDGLPHGRPVLTPARTLSHALVDARKLVYSAHFYGYTGPHHSGATGIGETHDPRYQDLGRDDLYAALQDEAFFVEETGRHYTAPVWVSEFGVGAGETGPAARAWFGNITDYFADRDVDFAFWPLVGFAGHDDWALLQYDASGRRSGILDGGDWRGPAWQHLTTAPSATGPVAAVPLWRMLSVDHGDAVESVRVRAAGDWDPGAYKAACPDGLRLAGLGHTSGRGLCTDSTAAGPDDLRAASGGQTVVTDERYVPAGGDWASGYTKLQCPEGGFLMGYSLRGERVSAALCVPARNPLAGAGRTVWFDRSDRRPAGAAGGDFAYGDYKGQCADDEYAAGIAFTTRVGSRPGPAALLCRRLP
- a CDS encoding TetR/AcrR family transcriptional regulator, coding for MPHAAHAAPTRQRIITAVLRIIGEDGVAAVTNRRIAKEAGVSLGSVTYHFETQHDLLRESLLHFVREEARHFTELAEQCQTEGLAVEDAASLAGQVACGTALDSAHLAPFELYLHAGRDARLREAAAEAFRAYDLLAARILGALGVPDAERLAATTVALVMGLQLRRLATGSPAEDLADALLLLVSGAAGRPPATPSGEPAAQ
- a CDS encoding SDR family NAD(P)-dependent oxidoreductase, translated to MRIAGSTVLLTGVTGGIGGALAAELSARGARLVLTGRRADALGPLAERYGARAIPADLADPDDVRRLAEEAAGTDILIANAALPSSGDVLDYTPEQMDRALAVNLRAPAVLARLLAPGMVAAGRGHVCFVGSLSGIAATRSSALYNATKFGLRGFSLAFRQDLHGTGVGVSIVQPGFVRDLGMFAKTGSSTPGGVRTVSPQQVCKGVTRAIERDLAEVNVAPPELRFLTKVASQFPGFAERVQRLARVEPAMDTIVAAQRESR
- a CDS encoding dihydrofolate reductase family protein; its protein translation is MKIRTRLAVSVDGYVTTPTGWPAHTADPAFVSGESHGIREFLAGCEAAVMGRTTFEPALTNDRWPWPDLDVFVLASRRPAGTPDHVVTDSDPERLLEKIRAANRGGDVHLVGGPRTVQAFHALGALDTLELVVVPLLFGGGMRLTPAIDPSLGLAFAGERALPGGAVEIVYACRGSRPPLPASPASQR